One Bacteroidetes bacterium GWF2_43_63 genomic region harbors:
- a CDS encoding MBL fold metallo-hydrolase gives MADNKTIQVSPKTTWVGVLDKDIVTFDVVMETKYGTTYNAYFINAQKKAVVETVKEKFWPVYKEKLSKLTALNEIEYIILNHTEPDHSGSVALLLNEAPNATVIGTGNAIRYMKDLMNRDFPHRIVKDGDVLDLGDATLKFISAPNLHWPDSMYTWFEEEQLLFTCDSFGAHFAHDEMIDNKVGNYDDAFDYYFNVILKPYSKFFLKAVEKIEPLPIKAILNGHGPLLLNDWKRYVDRSKSMCEEYLKNPNAKSILVAYVSAYQKTTMIAQEIARGIESESNIKAQLMDIETASLGDLDAAITASNGLVLGSPTINQNILMPAYKFLAAICPIRDKGKPAGAFGSYGWSGESAVLLKSMMENLKLDFCGDGVFVKFTPSQEELTLAFQYGKVLAEKVLERDAASN, from the coding sequence ATGGCAGACAATAAAACGATTCAGGTCTCACCGAAAACAACATGGGTGGGAGTACTCGATAAAGACATCGTTACTTTCGATGTTGTGATGGAAACCAAGTATGGCACAACCTACAATGCATATTTCATCAACGCTCAGAAAAAAGCTGTTGTTGAAACAGTGAAAGAAAAATTCTGGCCGGTTTATAAAGAAAAACTCAGCAAACTGACGGCCCTAAATGAAATTGAATACATCATTCTCAATCATACCGAGCCGGATCACAGTGGTTCTGTTGCTTTGCTTTTGAACGAAGCGCCCAATGCAACCGTGATTGGCACAGGCAACGCCATCCGCTACATGAAAGATCTGATGAACCGCGATTTTCCACACCGCATTGTGAAAGATGGCGACGTGCTCGATCTTGGCGATGCCACATTGAAGTTCATCAGTGCTCCGAACCTGCACTGGCCGGATAGTATGTACACCTGGTTTGAGGAAGAACAATTGCTGTTCACCTGCGATTCGTTCGGCGCTCATTTTGCGCACGATGAAATGATCGACAACAAGGTCGGCAACTATGACGATGCGTTCGATTATTATTTCAATGTGATTCTAAAACCATACAGCAAATTTTTCCTCAAGGCCGTTGAAAAAATTGAACCCCTTCCAATAAAGGCAATTCTCAACGGTCATGGGCCTTTACTACTGAACGACTGGAAGCGTTATGTCGACCGTTCGAAATCCATGTGCGAAGAATATTTGAAAAATCCGAATGCAAAATCAATTCTTGTTGCATATGTTTCTGCTTATCAGAAAACGACAATGATTGCACAGGAAATTGCGCGTGGCATCGAGTCCGAAAGCAATATAAAAGCTCAGCTGATGGATATCGAAACAGCATCTTTGGGCGATCTGGATGCAGCTATTACAGCTTCAAACGGGCTTGTACTTGGCAGTCCGACTATTAATCAAAACATCCTGATGCCCGCGTATAAATTTCTGGCGGCCATTTGTCCGATACGCGACAAAGGTAAACCTGCAGGTGCTTTTGGCTCCTATGGCTGGAGTGGCGAATCTGCTGTTCTGTTGAAATCGATGATGGAAAATCTAAAACTCGATTTCTGTGGCGACGGAGTGTTTGTAAAGTTTACACCCAGCCAGGAAGAGCTTACGCTTGCATTTCAGTACGGAAAAGTATTGGCTGAAAAAGTTCTGGAGCGCGATGCAGCTTCCAACTAA